A stretch of the Lolium perenne isolate Kyuss_39 chromosome 3, Kyuss_2.0, whole genome shotgun sequence genome encodes the following:
- the LOC127343701 gene encoding uncharacterized protein produces the protein MGSFVLHMAMKYLEYTLGREDAEGHVLNLAFSSQVLNYLGRIRVPFRTPRIPQTPPRVPPAPSRPGLPIVVGLGGGAILHKAGSFVWSYRWWIGIGLGVCLLGPSVTNYLRRRRSDREQITVNPHAVHPSAATEAYILDGSAILSAYLQEILQSGRFQDLDICEANAFFQKHPFEAQAGALFCVQHLYLQVRNHVDPESDLANLLEVASERVRRVLSHNESLEPVNSDSYSLCVQSKNGKTVALIITGNLGIFKQWYCCSGTVHNAIEIRRPFRDMSYMATRRLPPALQSMCTSDIVFENIQEGPEYIILAGSTVIDVLQNLSLVEFAYQGVRPGIDLRDLCETLHGLSVPSSRPSENILLVIVQFKAPHHPITLQSDDIARRKGKAPMDGGEGTSGSKAQ, from the exons ATGGGGAGTTTTGTACTTCACATGGCAATGAAATATCTGGAGTACACACTCGGCCGGGAGGATGCGGAAGGACATGTGCTGAATCTTGCGTTCAGTTCCCAAGTCTTGAACTACCTAGGACGTATCAGGGTTCCTTTCAGGACTCCACGCATCCCACAGACCCCACCCCGTGTGCCGCCCGCTCCATCTCGTCCTGGACTTCCGATTGTCGTAGGACTAGGCGGTGGTGCCATACTTCACAAGGCTGGCAGCTTTGTTTGGTCTTATAGGTGGTGGATTGGTATTGGTTTGGGTGTCTGTCTGCTGGGACCCAGTGTCACAAACTATCTCCGGCGCCGTCGCAGCGACCGCGAGCAGATTACTGTTAATCCACATG CTGTTCACCCATCTGCAGCAACAGAAGCTTATATTTTAGATGGATCAGCTATTCTGTCTGCTTACCTGCAGGAGATACTACAG AGTGGAAGGTTTCAGGATCTGGACATATGTGAAGCAAATGCATTTTTTCAGAAGCACCCATTTGAAG CTCAAGCTGGCGCACTCTTTTGTGTCCAACACTTGTACCTTCAAGTACGAAACCATGTTGATCCTGAAAGTGACCTGGCCAATTTACTGGAAGTTGCTTCTGAACG TGTTAGAAGAGTGCTGTCACACAACGAGTCATTGGAACCGGTCAATTCGGATTCTTATTCATTGTGTGTACAGTCTAAGAATGGAAAG ACTGTAGCTCTTATAATCACTGGAAACCTCGGGATTTTCAAGCAATGGTATTGCTGCTCTGGGACTGTCCACAATGCTATCGAAATCAGAAGACCTTTCA GGGATATGAGTTACATGGCTACTAGAAGATTGCCTCCTGCTTTGCAATCTATGTGTACTTCAGACATTGTATTT GAAAATATTCAAGAGGGGCCAGAGTACATTATCCTGGCTGGTTCTACCGTCAT CGATGTATTACAAAACTTGAGCCTCGTCGAGTTTGCCTACCAGGGAGTGAGGCCG GGGATTGATCTCCGCGACCTGTGTGAGACCCTGCATGGGCTGAGTGTACCATCTTCAAGGCCAAGTGAGAACATTCTGCTTGTCATCGTACAATTCAAGGCGCCCCATCACCCTATTACCCTGCAGTCCGATGACATAGCTCGGCGCAAGGGCAAAGCCCCGATGGACGGCGGCGAGGGTACATCTGGGTCGAAAGCCCAGTGA